In the genome of Candidatus Omnitrophota bacterium, one region contains:
- a CDS encoding beta-ketoacyl-[acyl-carrier-protein] synthase family protein, which produces MPKTRIVITGIGVLAANGISKDAFWNSIFSGQSGIKPITLFDVSGHKIKLAGQINDFKPEDILGPKGLRTLDRSTKLLSCASKFALDDAKLVITEDNCSNIGFACGNTLGSVYSISEFDKEAIIDGPQYVNPAHFPNTVINSPSGQVSIRFNIKGFNATISTGFCASLDALGYALDFIKSGRIKTVLASTVEEFCLQTYLGFYRTGFLAAKEEICCPFDKRRNGITIGESSSCIVVETLEQALLRKAVIYAEVLGFGRGFDAYRMNKYSQAGRGLSLAINSCLDDAALKPEDIDYICAGANSHPDADLTEGKAINEIFSQSRKPYVSSIKAVTGECFSASGLLQLIASVGAMNKGIIPYTLNLREPDERIKLNYVMGSFKKAKVERVLINNMGPSGCNSSVVIGKYKE; this is translated from the coding sequence ATGCCGAAGACGCGTATTGTAATTACTGGTATCGGAGTTTTGGCTGCCAATGGTATTAGTAAGGATGCTTTTTGGAATTCAATCTTTAGCGGACAGTCCGGTATAAAGCCGATAACTCTCTTTGATGTTTCTGGCCACAAGATTAAATTAGCAGGGCAAATAAATGATTTTAAGCCAGAGGATATTTTAGGCCCCAAGGGCCTGCGCACGCTTGACAGAAGCACTAAGCTACTTAGCTGCGCCAGTAAATTCGCCCTGGATGACGCAAAGCTGGTTATTACTGAAGATAATTGCTCAAATATTGGTTTTGCCTGCGGCAATACTTTAGGAAGTGTTTATAGTATAAGCGAATTTGATAAAGAGGCCATCATTGACGGGCCGCAATATGTCAACCCCGCGCATTTTCCCAATACGGTTATTAATTCTCCCTCGGGCCAGGTATCCATTAGATTTAACATAAAAGGTTTTAATGCTACTATTTCTACTGGTTTTTGCGCGTCTTTAGATGCCTTAGGCTATGCTTTGGATTTTATAAAGTCAGGCAGGATCAAAACTGTTTTAGCTTCCACTGTGGAGGAATTTTGCCTGCAGACTTACCTTGGCTTTTACCGCACCGGATTTCTTGCCGCAAAAGAAGAGATTTGCTGCCCTTTTGATAAAAGAAGAAACGGTATAACTATCGGCGAAAGCTCTTCTTGCATAGTGGTGGAAACTTTAGAGCAGGCGCTTCTAAGAAAAGCTGTAATTTACGCCGAAGTTTTAGGTTTTGGCAGGGGGTTTGACGCCTATCGAATGAATAAATACAGCCAAGCCGGCAGAGGTTTGTCCTTGGCAATAAATTCTTGCTTGGATGATGCCGCTCTTAAGCCCGAAGACATAGATTATATTTGCGCTGGCGCCAATTCTCATCCGGATGCGGATTTGACAGAGGGCAAGGCAATAAATGAAATTTTCTCCCAGTCAAGAAAGCCTTATGTCAGCTCTATTAAGGCTGTAACCGGAGAGTGTTTTAGCGCCTCCGGGCTTTTACAGCTTATTGCTTCTGTTGGCGCGATGAATAAAGGGATTATTCCGTATACATTAAATTTGCGCGAACCGGATGAGAGAATAAAATTAAATTATGTGATGGGCTCTTTTAAAAAAGCTAAGGTGGAGAGAGTTTTAATTAATAATATGGGCCCTAGCGGCTGCAATAGCTCTGTGGTAATAGGTAAATATAAGGAGTAG
- the fabG gene encoding 3-oxoacyl-[acyl-carrier-protein] reductase, translating to MLFKDKTAIVTGASRGIGKAIALMLSKEGANVAFNYLKSKGEADSLKEQIEKTGGKALSLQLDIREFDKAKELIEKTKARFGGLDILVNNAGITIDKALMMMAPDDWKQVVDTNLGGVFNVTRNAIITFLKQKKGDIVNVSSVSGVIGLPRQTNYSASKAGIIGFTKALAKEVAAYNIRVNAVAPGFIKTDMVAGIKEEHKEEIIKHIPLARFGEVEDVAKAVKFLLSKDASFITGQTIIIDGGLSIN from the coding sequence ATGCTTTTTAAAGACAAGACTGCCATTGTTACCGGCGCAAGCCGTGGAATAGGTAAAGCTATTGCCTTAATGCTTTCCAAAGAAGGGGCTAATGTCGCATTTAATTATTTGAAAAGCAAAGGTGAGGCCGACAGCTTAAAAGAGCAGATAGAAAAAACTGGCGGCAAAGCACTTTCTTTGCAATTAGATATCCGCGAGTTTGACAAGGCAAAAGAATTGATTGAAAAAACCAAGGCGCGTTTCGGCGGCTTGGATATATTAGTCAATAACGCTGGTATTACCATTGACAAGGCTTTGATGATGATGGCCCCTGATGACTGGAAACAAGTAGTAGACACTAATTTAGGCGGGGTATTTAATGTTACCCGTAACGCGATTATTACTTTCTTAAAACAAAAAAAAGGAGACATTGTCAATGTTTCATCAGTAAGCGGCGTCATAGGCCTGCCGCGTCAGACTAATTATTCCGCGTCTAAGGCCGGGATAATTGGTTTTACCAAAGCCCTTGCCAAAGAAGTAGCCGCTTATAATATCAGGGTCAACGCGGTTGCCCCCGGGTTTATTAAGACTGATATGGTTGCTGGCATTAAAGAAGAGCATAAAGAAGAGATTATTAAACACATTCCTCTGGCGCGGTTTGGCGAAGTAGAGGATGTGGCAAAGGCAGTAAAGTTTCTTTTAAGCAAAGACGCGTCTTTTATTACCGGTCAGACGATAATTATAGATGGCGGGTTATCAATAAATTGA
- the fabZ gene encoding 3-hydroxyacyl-ACP dehydratase FabZ encodes MNIEQLQEILPQRFPFLLIDRVVELEPGKKVKAVKNVSMNEEFFSGHFPSNPIMPGVLIIEAMAQAAIVLFSSAKTQAKDKKMRYYLGSVKVRFFHPVTPGDQLYITVEPVKMLSQMAIVSVKAEVSGKEVSSGELALSAKEA; translated from the coding sequence ATGAATATTGAACAATTACAAGAAATCCTGCCCCAAAGATTCCCGTTTTTATTGATTGACCGGGTCGTGGAATTAGAGCCCGGGAAAAAAGTGAAGGCAGTTAAAAATGTAAGCATGAACGAAGAGTTTTTCTCCGGGCACTTCCCTAGCAATCCGATTATGCCGGGAGTTTTGATTATTGAAGCCATGGCTCAGGCGGCGATTGTGTTATTTTCTTCAGCGAAGACTCAAGCTAAAGATAAAAAAATGCGTTATTATTTGGGAAGTGTTAAGGTAAGATTTTTCCATCCGGTTACTCCGGGTGATCAGCTTTATATCACAGTTGAGCCGGTAAAGATGCTTTCCCAGATGGCAATTGTAAGTGTTAAAGCAGAAGTTTCCGGCAAGGAAGTTTCTTCCGGAGAATTAGCCTTAAGCGCGAAAGAGGCCTAA
- a CDS encoding beta-ketoacyl-[acyl-carrier-protein] synthase family protein, translating into MSQRVVVTGIGVITSIGTGKDDFWKNLLAGKSGISPVGSFDTSVYPTHNGGEIKNFQAEEFIHKKKIPSLGRASCLAIAASKLALKDAKLDLTEVDREKAGVILGTTMGESQILEILNHAWVKNGEQAIDPRLVPMYPANVLSVNVGIAFKIRGVNLVIPTACAAGNYAIGYSYDLIRNGKAKVMLAGGVDAFSRIAFTGFNRLYSVAPEKCQPFDKNRKGMMVGEGAGILILESLDSALSRKANIYAEVSGYGLSCDAFHMTAPEANGIAMAIEKAIRDAGIKKEDVDYVSAHGTATPANDKTECAALRKVFGDRIKDVPVSSIKSMLGHTMGAASGIEAITCCLVIRDGMIPPTINYQTPDPECEIDCVPNISRKKKVSVVLNNSSAFGGNNACVVVKSFRA; encoded by the coding sequence ATGAGCCAAAGAGTAGTTGTTACTGGAATTGGTGTTATTACTTCTATCGGAACAGGCAAAGATGATTTCTGGAAGAATCTTTTAGCCGGAAAATCCGGGATAAGCCCGGTGGGTTCTTTTGATACGTCTGTGTATCCTACGCATAATGGAGGAGAAATAAAGAATTTTCAGGCCGAGGAATTTATCCATAAGAAAAAAATTCCTTCCTTAGGCCGGGCATCGTGTTTGGCAATTGCCGCATCAAAGCTTGCCTTAAAAGACGCTAAATTAGATTTAACTGAAGTGGATAGGGAAAAGGCAGGAGTAATCTTAGGCACAACCATGGGGGAGTCGCAAATCCTTGAGATTTTAAATCATGCCTGGGTAAAAAATGGCGAGCAGGCAATTGATCCGCGCCTGGTGCCGATGTATCCGGCGAATGTTTTATCGGTCAATGTAGGGATTGCTTTTAAGATCCGCGGGGTCAATCTAGTTATTCCTACTGCCTGCGCAGCAGGTAATTACGCTATTGGTTATTCCTATGATTTGATTAGAAACGGCAAGGCTAAGGTTATGCTCGCCGGCGGGGTGGATGCTTTTTCCCGGATTGCCTTTACCGGGTTTAACCGTCTATACTCGGTGGCTCCTGAAAAGTGTCAGCCTTTTGATAAAAATAGAAAAGGCATGATGGTGGGGGAGGGGGCCGGTATTTTAATTTTAGAATCGCTTGATTCTGCTCTTTCAAGAAAGGCAAATATTTACGCGGAAGTTTCCGGTTATGGTCTAAGCTGTGATGCTTTTCATATGACTGCACCCGAGGCAAATGGCATTGCCATGGCAATTGAAAAGGCCATCCGCGACGCCGGGATTAAAAAAGAAGACGTAGATTATGTAAGTGCTCACGGGACAGCAACTCCTGCCAATGATAAGACAGAGTGCGCAGCTTTAAGAAAAGTTTTTGGCGACAGGATAAAAGATGTTCCGGTTAGTTCCATAAAATCCATGTTGGGCCACACTATGGGAGCGGCTTCAGGTATAGAAGCGATTACTTGTTGCTTGGTGATAAGAGACGGGATGATCCCGCCTACAATTAATTATCAAACCCCTGATCCGGAATGCGAAATTGACTGTGTGCCTAATATTTCACGCAAGAAAAAGGTAAGCGTTGTTTTAAATAACTCGTCGGCTTTTGGGGGAAATAACGCCTGTGTTGTGGTAAAAAGCTTTCGCGCCTGA
- a CDS encoding prepilin-type N-terminal cleavage/methylation domain-containing protein: protein MNKKGFTLIELIIVVIVIGILAAVALPQYLKMVERAKCAKAKQALGLIAQAEKAYRAEYDVYLSVINANLNNTNATGLGAFVELDEVVADTDWDYAVVAANVANAQTFTITATRSNGSKSGNTITLNQIGVWGGTMPKSYGGVNTTVSQN from the coding sequence ATGAACAAGAAAGGTTTTACGCTTATTGAACTAATCATTGTAGTTATTGTCATCGGGATTTTAGCGGCAGTAGCCTTGCCGCAATATCTGAAGATGGTGGAGAGAGCTAAGTGCGCCAAGGCCAAACAGGCGTTAGGATTAATCGCGCAGGCAGAAAAAGCCTATCGCGCGGAATATGATGTGTATTTGTCTGTTATTAATGCCAATCTTAATAATACTAACGCTACGGGACTTGGGGCTTTTGTGGAGTTGGATGAAGTAGTCGCGGATACTGATTGGGATTACGCTGTTGTTGCTGCCAATGTCGCTAATGCGCAGACTTTTACTATCACGGCAACAAGAAGTAATGGCAGTAAATCCGGAAACACAATTACTCTTAATCAGATTGGTGTATGGGGTGGGACAATGCCAAAAAGCTACGGAGGAGTAAATACTACTGTTAGTCAAAATTAA
- a CDS encoding type II secretion system GspH family protein, with protein sequence MISRPVREPGLSGLGIKGFTLVEIIVSLILVGIGLFLCTKIFIVSKYLNKEAENKARAMELVSALINERLAQSYLSLSGDAVDSYDGGFFNCTTTINEKQMPAGSSGKDDIPYKEIEVICGYQDKNANGQSTPRSVRLVNIVPYPRMHFFSAEDSPGVLVRQFANSTVANKDLNARILEFNFDIAVKSDYSVFYNIATEFGDISAVADTDLIYSACLLINKNTKKEHWADLQTGTPIRTQPTINSAVTIENIPKGSYIFRLIWWKQFDRGEIRAKRVNMVIEQVESE encoded by the coding sequence ATGATTAGCAGGCCCGTTAGAGAACCGGGGTTATCCGGTTTAGGGATCAAGGGTTTTACCCTTGTTGAGATCATTGTTTCTCTTATTCTGGTCGGCATAGGATTGTTTCTCTGCACTAAAATCTTTATCGTATCTAAATATCTGAACAAAGAGGCAGAAAACAAGGCCCGGGCCATGGAATTGGTTTCTGCCTTGATTAATGAACGCCTAGCGCAGTCTTACTTAAGCCTTTCTGGTGACGCTGTGGATAGCTATGACGGCGGTTTCTTCAACTGTACTACTACTATCAATGAGAAGCAAATGCCTGCCGGGTCTTCCGGAAAAGACGATATACCATATAAAGAGATAGAAGTTATCTGCGGATACCAGGATAAAAACGCTAACGGCCAATCTACTCCTAGGAGCGTGCGTTTGGTTAATATTGTGCCGTACCCCCGGATGCATTTTTTTAGCGCGGAAGATTCTCCGGGCGTTTTAGTCAGACAGTTTGCCAATTCTACCGTTGCTAACAAAGACCTTAACGCCAGGATACTTGAATTTAATTTTGACATAGCCGTAAAAAGCGACTATAGTGTTTTCTATAATATAGCAACTGAGTTTGGCGATATAAGCGCAGTGGCAGATACGGACCTTATTTATTCTGCCTGTCTTCTTATAAATAAAAATACAAAAAAGGAACATTGGGCGGATTTGCAGACAGGCACTCCCATTCGTACACAACCGACTATTAACAGTGCTGTGACTATTGAGAATATCCCCAAGGGTTCTTATATTTTCAGGTTAATCTGGTGGAAGCAATTTGATCGGGGAGAAATAAGGGCCAAAAGGGTCAATATGGTCATAGAGCAGGTGGAATCGGAATAA